TGAGCCCTTTTGTGCAGCATGAAGTAATGAACCGCTGTTCGTCTCCGCAGATATTTTAATGGCCATGGTGGCAAACACAAACATGGTGTTGGAACTTTTCGCTCGACAGAACATGACGAGATAAGTTTCAGAACGGGAAATGTAGCCGCCACTTGTGCGCAATTCCGATTGCTGCAACACTAGAAGCTGGCAATCATTCTCCTCTTTGATGATTATCTTTGGCATTCATGCTGTAGAAGAAGCTTTGCAAGCGCGGCAGCGCGCATTCGACTATGTGGCCGTGGCGCCGGGACGCGGCGATGCGCGCATCCAGAAAATCGCACAACTCTGCCGCAGCGCTGGGGTTCCACTGCGTACCATGCCGCGCGAACAACTCACGCGACTGGCTCGCGCCGCGAATCACCAGGGCGTTGTCGCGGTCACCGCGGAAAAGCAATACAACGACGTTGACGACATTCTGGCCGGCAAGCGTGGCACGCACAGTTTTGTTCTACTGCTGGATGGCATTGAAGATCCGCATAACCTTGGCGCGATTATTCGCACCGCGGAAGGCGCAGGCGCTGACGGAATCATTATCCCAGAGCGACGCGCCGCCGGCGTTACGGGAACGGTGGTCAAGGCTTCCGCCGGAGCGTCAGAGTATCTGCCGATTGCCCGCGTTACCAATGCGGGACGCGCGCTGGAAGAATTGAAGTCGCGCAATATATGGACTGTTGGCTTGGACGAGCGCGGCGACAAACTCTATGACCAGATCGATTACAAAATGGATTGCGCGCTGGTGCTGGGAGCGGAAGGCCACGGATTGCATGAACAGATTCGCAAGAAATGCGACTTTCTAGTAAAGATTCCGATGGCGGGAAAAGTGCCGTCACTGAATGTGTCTGTAGCAGCTGCAATCGTCATGTATGAAGTGGCGCGGCAGCGGCGCAAGTGATTACCGCTTATATTTGCGAACATCTCATGGCTTCGCGGCTGGCCGCTTCTTCGCCTTGAGCACTACCGCCAAATCGCCGTTCCGAGTATTCGTGAAGCGCAGCTTGATTCGTCCTTCTTCATCCAGCGTGATCACCGCAGGCGTGTTCACTTCAGTCAACATCCATCCGGCTGGAAGCGTTACATAATTCAGCGGACGCCCCAGCGTTCGCGTCCAGGTCAGCTCTCCGTCTTTTACGACATAGCCAACCGGATCGGTGTATGTTTCCTGTACGCGCACGCGCGTGGACTGGCCTTCGCCCACTGGATGTTCAAGGTCGCCCTGCACCGCCACAGAATCCGGCTCAACCGGCTCCGGATAATAGCCCAGTGCGTTTACGTCCTTGCCCGCGACGGTTGAAGTCTTCAGCGGCTTGCCCGTATCCAGATCGGTCATCTTCGCATCCGGCGCAACCACGCTTCCCTTGCGAACAAAGCTGTGAACGGATTTTTGCCCAACTCGCGTGACGGTGAAGTCATGCGAGATGCGGAACTGATGGGTTGAAGGCTCAAGCAGCCAGTAGCTGATCTCGCGGTCCTGCTGAGCGCGATGAAAAGATTCGTCCTGCGCCAGCATTACAGCGGCCATCGATAGAAAGCACGCTAAAATGATTCTTCTCATGGCAGCCTCCGCGCGACAATCTTCACCGGAAGCTGATCGTCACGGTCGTTTAGGAAGCTGACGCGGATTCGTCCATCCGCATCGGTTGAAACAATTCCCGGCGACGCGCACTCCACCAACTCCCAGCCTTTGGGCAGCAACACTACATTGCGCTTGATGCCAAGCGGTCGAACAAAAATTAGTTTGCCGTCGCTCAGCGAGTAGGAAGGCGCATCCGTGTAAGTTTTGAAGATGCGTATCCGAGTTTCCCCGCCTTTTGGCACCGGCCCCGGTAAATGTACTTTGATGAATTCTGCTTTGTCCGACGTATCAGATGGAATAAGTCCCGTGGCCTTTGCGTCTTTGCCGTTCACCGTTTCAAACTTCAATTCCTTGCCGCTGCTGCGCTCGATCACGCGCTCTTTCGTCGCAACGGAGCCAGGACGTATGGGATTGAAGAAGAATTGCGCGCCTTCGCGCGTTGTGGTTACGTCGTAAGTTATCGCGAACTGATGTGTTTCCGGCTGCTGCAATTCATACAAGGTAAACTCATCGGCAGCGAGCAGTGGCACACTGAGCAGGCAGAGCATGAATGCGATCTTTGGCAACATAGCGGGCGGAGTTTATCACATCGGCCGCCGAAAATGTCGGCGCGATTGCATATTGCAATGCCCGGAGGCGCGACCAGAACAGTTATTACAAATCTGCAATGTCATCCTTCTGCATATAATTGGAGACGAATGGCTCCTAACAGAATCTGGCAGGCAACAATGTGTGCTTTGGCGCTGGCCTGTCTCACAACCGCGCTTTCCGCCGAGCCAATCAAACAACTCAAGCCCACGGGATACGTGAATGACTTCGCCGGCGTGCTTGACGCTTCGTCCTCGGAGTCGATCCGCAACATCTGCGAGCAGATTGATCAAAAGGCCCATGCTCAAATCGCAATCGTTACCATCCAGTCGCTGGATGGCGCAGATATTGAAAGCTACGCTTCTGATCTCTACAAAGCCTGGGGAATAGGGCCAAAATCGAACAATCGCGGCGTTTTG
This sequence is a window from Terriglobia bacterium. Protein-coding genes within it:
- the rlmB gene encoding 23S rRNA (guanosine(2251)-2'-O)-methyltransferase RlmB, coding for MMIIFGIHAVEEALQARQRAFDYVAVAPGRGDARIQKIAQLCRSAGVPLRTMPREQLTRLARAANHQGVVAVTAEKQYNDVDDILAGKRGTHSFVLLLDGIEDPHNLGAIIRTAEGAGADGIIIPERRAAGVTGTVVKASAGASEYLPIARVTNAGRALEELKSRNIWTVGLDERGDKLYDQIDYKMDCALVLGAEGHGLHEQIRKKCDFLVKIPMAGKVPSLNVSVAAAIVMYEVARQRRK